The following proteins come from a genomic window of Streptococcus pneumoniae:
- the purB gene encoding adenylosuccinate lyase — protein sequence MINRYSRPEMANIWSEENKYRAWLEVEILSDEAWAELGEIPKEDVALIRKKADFDIDRILEIEQETRHDVVAFTRAVSETLGEERKWVHYGLTSTDVVDTAYGYLYKQANDIIRRDLENFTNIIADKAKEHKFTIMMGRTHGVHAEPTTFGLKLATWYSEMKRNIERFEHAAAGVEAGKISGAVGNFANIPPFVEEYVCDKLGIRAQEISTQVLPRDLHAEYFAVLASIATSIERMATEIRGLQKSEQREVEEFFAKGQKGSSAMPHKRNPIGSENMTGLARVIRGHMITAYENVALWHERDISHSSAERIITPDTTILIDYMLNRFGNIVKNLTVFPENMIRNMNSTFGLIFSQRAMLTLIEKGMTREQAYDLVQPKTAYSWDNQVDFKPLLEADSEVTSRLTQEEIDEIFNPVYYTKRVDDIFERLGLGD from the coding sequence ATGATCAACCGTTACTCTCGCCCTGAGATGGCGAATATTTGGAGTGAAGAAAATAAATACCGTGCTTGGCTTGAGGTGGAAATCCTCTCTGACGAGGCATGGGCTGAGTTGGGGGAAATCCCTAAGGAAGATGTGGCTTTGATTCGCAAGAAGGCGGACTTTGACATCGACCGTATTTTGGAAATTGAGCAGGAGACGCGCCACGATGTGGTGGCTTTCACGCGTGCGGTTTCTGAGACTCTTGGTGAAGAGCGCAAGTGGGTTCACTATGGGTTAACTTCTACCGACGTGGTGGATACTGCCTATGGTTACCTCTACAAGCAGGCCAACGACATCATCCGTCGTGACCTTGAAAACTTCACTAATATCATCGCTGACAAGGCCAAGGAGCACAAGTTCACCATCATGATGGGGCGTACTCATGGTGTGCACGCTGAGCCGACAACTTTTGGTCTTAAATTGGCAACTTGGTATAGCGAAATGAAACGCAATATCGAGCGCTTCGAGCATGCGGCTGCTGGTGTAGAAGCTGGTAAGATTTCTGGTGCGGTTGGGAACTTTGCCAATATCCCACCATTTGTAGAGGAGTATGTCTGCGATAAACTTGGCATCCGTGCCCAAGAAATCTCTACACAAGTCCTTCCTCGTGACCTTCACGCTGAGTACTTTGCGGTTCTTGCCAGCATTGCGACTTCAATCGAACGTATGGCGACTGAGATTCGTGGTCTACAAAAATCTGAGCAACGCGAAGTAGAAGAGTTCTTTGCTAAAGGGCAAAAAGGGTCTTCAGCAATGCCTCACAAACGCAACCCAATCGGTTCTGAAAATATGACTGGTCTGGCGCGTGTCATTCGTGGTCACATGATTACGGCTTATGAAAACGTCGCTCTCTGGCACGAACGCGATATTTCTCACTCATCAGCTGAGCGTATCATCACACCAGATACGACCATTTTGATTGACTACATGCTCAACCGTTTTGGAAATATCGTCAAGAACTTGACAGTCTTCCCAGAAAATATGATCCGAAACATGAACTCGACTTTTGGTCTTATCTTTAGCCAACGGGCTATGTTGACATTGATTGAAAAAGGCATGACCCGTGAGCAAGCCTATGACTTGGTGCAACCAAAAACAGCCTACTCTTGGGACAACCAAGTAGACTTTAAACCACTTCTTGAGGCAGATTCAGAAGTAACATCACGTCTCACTCAAGAAGAAATCGATGAAATCTTCAACCCAGTTTATTACACCAAACGAGTGGATGATATCTTTGAACGTCTTGGACTAGGTGATTAA
- a CDS encoding GntR family transcriptional regulator, giving the protein MAIPKYQYIKDELKNKIISGQFSSGDKFYTEAELISMYDVSSITVVRALNDLAKDGYIVRQQGKGTFVSRARKHKLVEFSDIELFNAKDDKVTVLSIERGNKLVYLEKLGLRGDQFYYKIERIRESNGVVYIYHTSYIPEQYINANYPNLEYYSSIYNRFKLDYHIHMNDEHFEEINEIVFPTPEHAASVLGVDEQFPTVLQTKITKLESTGQVLEYSETYKRSDYYKIKFISCDRDH; this is encoded by the coding sequence ATGGCAATTCCCAAATATCAATACATAAAAGACGAATTAAAAAATAAAATCATCTCTGGGCAGTTTAGCAGTGGAGATAAATTTTATACTGAAGCAGAACTCATTTCAATGTACGATGTCAGCTCTATCACAGTTGTTCGCGCCTTAAACGACCTTGCCAAAGATGGCTATATTGTCCGCCAACAAGGAAAAGGAACCTTCGTTTCACGTGCACGCAAACACAAGCTTGTAGAGTTTTCAGATATTGAACTCTTCAATGCTAAAGATGATAAGGTAACTGTTCTTTCAATTGAACGCGGAAACAAGCTTGTTTACTTGGAAAAATTGGGTCTACGCGGCGATCAATTCTACTACAAGATTGAACGTATCCGCGAATCAAACGGTGTCGTTTATATCTACCATACATCCTACATCCCAGAACAATATATCAACGCAAATTATCCAAACCTTGAATACTATAGTTCTATCTATAATCGTTTCAAGTTAGACTACCACATTCACATGAATGATGAACACTTTGAAGAAATCAACGAAATAGTCTTTCCAACTCCAGAACATGCGGCTTCAGTCCTCGGAGTCGATGAACAATTCCCTACTGTCCTACAAACTAAAATCACCAAACTCGAATCAACTGGCCAAGTTTTAGAATACAGTGAAACTTACAAACGATCTGATTACTACAAGATTAAATTCATCTCATGTGACCGTGATCACTAA
- the strH gene encoding LPXTG-anchored beta-N-acetylhexosaminidase StrH — protein MKHEKQQRFSIRKYAVGAASVLIGFAFQAQTVAADGVTTTTENQPTIHTVSDSPQSSENRTEETPKAELQPEAPKTVETETPATDKVASLPKTEEKPQEEVSSTPSDKAEVVTPTSAEKETANKKAEEASPKKEEAKEVDSKESNTDKTDKDKPAKKDEAKAEADKPETEAGKERAATVNEKLAKKKIVSIDAGRKYFSPEQLKEIIDKAKHYGYTDLHLLVGNDGLRFMLDDMSITANGKTYASDDVKRAIEKGTNDYYNDPNGNHLTESQMTDLINYAKDKGIGLIPTVNSPGHMDAILNAMKELGIQNPNFSYFGKKSARTVDLDNEQAVAFTKALIDKYAAYFAKKTEIFNIGLDEYANDATDAKGWSVLQADKYYPNEGYPVKGYEKFIAYANDLARIVKSHGLKPMAFNDGIYYNSDTSFGSFDKDIIVSMWTGGWGGYDVASSKLLAEKGHQILNTNDAWYYVLGRNADGQGWYNLDQGLNGIKNTPITSVPKTEGADIPIIGGMVAAWADTPSARYSPSRLFKLMRHFANANAEYFAADYESAEQALNEVPKDLNRYTAESVTAVKEAEKAIRSLDSNLSRAQQDTIDQAIAKLQETVNNLTLTPEALKEEEAKREVEKLAKNKVISIDAGRKYFTLNQLKRIVDKASELGYSDVHLLLGNDGLRFLLDDMTITANGKTYASDDVKKAIIEGTKAYYDDPNGTALTQAEVTELIEYAKSKDIGLIPAINSPGHMDAMLVAMEKLGIKNPQAHFDKVSKTTMDLKNEEAMNFVKALIGKYMDFFAGKTKIFNFGTDEYANDATSAQGWYYLKWYQLYGKFAEYANTLAAMAKERGLQPMAFNDGFYYEDKDDVQFDKDVLISYWSKGWWGYNLASPQYLASKGYKFLNTNGDWYYILGQKPEDGGGFLKKAIENTGKTPFNQLASTKYPEVDLPTVGSMLSIWADRPSAEYKEEEIFELMTAFADHNKDYFRANYNALREELAKIPTNLEGYSKESLEALDAAKTALNYNLNRNKQAELDTLVANLKAALQGLKPAATHSGSLDENEVAANVETRPELITRTEEIPFEVIKKENPNLPAGQENIITAGVKGERTHYISVLTENGKTTETVLDSQVTKEVINQVVEVGAPVTHKGDESGLAPTTEVKPRLDIQKEEIPFTTVTRENPLLLKGKTQVITKGVNGHRSNFYSVSTSADGKEVKTLVNSVVAQEAVTQIVEVGTMVTHVGDENGQAAIAEEKPKLEIPSQPAPSTAPAEESKALPQDPAPVVTEKKLPETGTHDSAGLVVAGLMSTLAAYGLTKRKED, from the coding sequence ATGAAACATGAAAAACAACAGCGTTTTTCTATTCGTAAATACGCTGTAGGAGCAGCTTCTGTTCTAATTGGATTTGCCTTCCAAGCACAGACTGTTGCAGCCGATGGAGTTACTACTACTACAGAAAACCAACCGACCATCCATACAGTTTCTGATTCCCCTCAATCATCCGAAAATCGGACTGAGGAAACACCTAAAGCAGAGCTTCAACCAGAAGCTCCAAAAACTGTAGAAACAGAAACTCCAGCTACTGATAAGGTAGCTAGTCTTCCAAAAACAGAAGAAAAACCACAAGAGGAAGTTAGTTCAACTCCTAGTGATAAAGCAGAGGTGGTAACTCCAACTTCTGCTGAAAAAGAAACTGCTAATAAAAAGGCAGAAGAAGCTAGCCCTAAAAAGGAAGAAGCGAAAGAGGTTGATTCTAAAGAGTCAAATACAGACAAGACTGACAAGGATAAACCAGCTAAAAAAGATGAAGCGAAAGCAGAGGCTGACAAACCGGAAACAGAGGCAGGAAAGGAACGTGCTGCAACTGTAAATGAAAAACTAGCGAAAAAGAAAATTGTTTCTATTGATGCTGGACGTAAATATTTCTCACCAGAACAACTCAAGGAAATCATCGATAAAGCGAAACATTATGGCTACACTGATTTACACCTATTAGTCGGAAATGATGGACTCCGTTTCATGTTGGACGATATGAGCATCACAGCTAACGGCAAGACCTATGCCAGTGACGATGTCAAACGCGCCATTGAAAAAGGTACAAATGATTATTACAACGATCCAAACGGCAATCACTTAACAGAAAGTCAAATGACAGATCTGATTAACTATGCCAAAGATAAAGGTATCGGTCTCATTCCGACAGTAAATAGTCCTGGACACATGGATGCGATTCTCAATGCCATGAAAGAATTGGGAATCCAAAACCCTAACTTTAGCTATTTTGGGAAGAAATCAGCCCGTACTGTCGATCTTGACAACGAACAAGCTGTCGCTTTTACAAAAGCCCTTATCGACAAGTATGCTGCTTATTTCGCGAAAAAGACTGAAATCTTCAACATCGGACTTGATGAATATGCCAATGATGCGACAGATGCTAAAGGTTGGAGTGTGCTTCAAGCTGATAAATACTATCCAAACGAAGGCTACCCTGTAAAAGGCTATGAAAAATTTATTGCCTACGCCAATGACCTCGCTCGTATTGTAAAATCGCACGGTCTCAAACCAATGGCTTTTAACGACGGTATCTACTACAATAGCGACACAAGCTTTGGTAGTTTTGACAAAGACATCATCGTTTCTATGTGGACTGGTGGTTGGGGAGGCTACGATGTCGCTTCTTCTAAACTACTAGCTGAAAAAGGTCACCAAATCCTTAATACCAATGATGCTTGGTACTACGTTCTTGGACGAAACGCTGATGGCCAAGGCTGGTACAATCTCGATCAGGGGCTCAATGGTATTAAAAACACACCAATCACTTCTGTACCAAAAACAGAAGGAGCTGATATCCCAATCATCGGTGGTATGGTAGCTGCTTGGGCTGACACTCCATCTGCACGTTATTCACCATCACGCCTCTTCAAACTCATGCGTCATTTTGCAAATGCCAACGCTGAATACTTCGCAGCTGATTATGAATCTGCAGAGCAAGCACTTAACGAGGTACCAAAAGACCTGAACCGTTATACTGCAGAAAGCGTCACGGCCGTAAAAGAAGCTGAAAAAGCTATTCGCTCTCTCGATAGCAACCTTAGCCGTGCCCAACAAGATACGATTGATCAAGCCATTGCTAAACTTCAAGAAACTGTCAACAACTTGACCCTCACGCCTGAAGCTCTAAAAGAAGAAGAAGCTAAACGTGAGGTTGAAAAACTTGCCAAAAACAAGGTAATCTCAATCGATGCTGGACGCAAATACTTTACTCTGAACCAGCTCAAACGCATCGTAGACAAGGCCAGTGAGCTCGGATATTCTGATGTCCATCTCCTTCTAGGAAATGACGGACTTCGCTTTCTACTCGATGATATGACCATTACTGCCAACGGAAAAACCTATGCTAGTGATGACGTTAAAAAAGCTATTATCGAAGGAACTAAAGCTTACTACGACGATCCAAACGGTACTGCACTAACACAGGCAGAAGTAACAGAGCTAATTGAATACGCTAAATCTAAGGACATCGGTCTCATCCCAGCTATTAACAGTCCAGGTCACATGGATGCTATGCTGGTTGCCATGGAAAAATTAGGTATTAAAAATCCTCAAGCCCACTTTGATAAAGTTTCAAAAACAACTATGGACTTGAAAAACGAAGAAGCGATGAACTTTGTAAAAGCCCTCATCGGTAAATACATGGACTTCTTTGCAGGTAAAACAAAGATTTTCAACTTTGGTACTGACGAATACGCCAACGATGCGACTAGTGCCCAAGGCTGGTACTACCTCAAGTGGTATCAACTCTATGGCAAATTTGCCGAATATGCCAACACCCTCGCAGCTATGGCCAAAGAAAGAGGGCTTCAACCAATGGCCTTCAACGATGGCTTCTACTATGAAGACAAGGACGATGTTCAGTTTGACAAAGATGTCTTGATTTCTTACTGGTCTAAAGGCTGGTGGGGATATAACCTCGCATCACCTCAATACCTAGCAAGCAAAGGCTATAAATTCTTGAATACCAACGGTGACTGGTACTACATTCTTGGTCAAAAACCAGAAGATGGTGGTGGTTTCCTCAAGAAAGCTATTGAGAATACTGGAAAAACACCATTCAATCAACTAGCTTCTACCAAATATCCTGAAGTAGATCTTCCAACAGTCGGAAGTATGCTTTCAATCTGGGCAGATAGACCAAGCGCTGAGTACAAGGAAGAGGAAATCTTTGAACTCATGACTGCCTTTGCAGACCACAACAAAGACTACTTCCGTGCTAATTATAATGCTCTCCGCGAAGAATTAGCTAAAATTCCTACAAACTTAGAAGGATATAGTAAAGAAAGTCTTGAGGCCCTTGACGCAGCTAAAACAGCTCTAAATTACAACCTCAACCGTAATAAACAAGCTGAGCTTGACACACTTGTAGCCAACCTAAAAGCCGCTCTTCAAGGCCTCAAACCAGCTGCAACTCATTCAGGAAGCCTAGATGAAAATGAAGTGGCTGCCAATGTTGAAACCAGACCAGAACTCATCACAAGAACTGAAGAAATTCCATTTGAAGTTATCAAGAAAGAAAATCCTAACCTCCCAGCTGGTCAGGAAAATATTATCACAGCAGGAGTCAAAGGTGAACGAACTCATTACATCTCTGTACTCACTGAAAATGGAAAAACAACAGAAACAGTCCTTGATAGCCAGGTAACCAAAGAAGTTATAAACCAAGTGGTTGAAGTTGGCGCTCCTGTAACTCACAAGGGTGATGAAAGTGGTCTTGCACCAACTACTGAGGTAAAACCTAGACTGGATATCCAAAAAGAAGAAATTCCATTTACCACAGTGACTCGTGAAAATCCACTCTTACTCAAAGGAAAAACACAAGTCATTACTAAGGGCGTCAATGGACATCGTAGCAACTTCTACTCTGTGAGCACTTCTGCCGATGGTAAGGAAGTGAAAACACTTGTAAATAGTGTCGTAGCACAGGAAGCCGTTACTCAAATAGTCGAAGTCGGAACTATGGTAACACATGTAGGCGATGAAAACGGACAAGCCGCTATTGCTGAAGAAAAACCAAAACTAGAAATCCCAAGCCAACCAGCTCCATCAACTGCTCCTGCTGAGGAAAGCAAAGCTCTTCCTCAAGATCCAGCTCCTGTGGTAACAGAGAAAAAACTTCCTGAAACAGGAACTCACGATTCTGCAGGACTAGTAGTCGCAGGACTCATGTCCACACTAGCAGCCTATGGACTCACTAAAAGAAAAGAAGACTAA
- the purE gene encoding 5-(carboxyamino)imidazole ribonucleotide mutase yields the protein MKPVISIIMGSKSDWATMQKTAEVLDRFGVAYEKKVVSAHRTPDLMFKHAEEARSRGIKIIIAGAGGAAHLPGMVAAKTILPVIGVPVNSRALSGVDSLYSIVQMPGGVPVATMAIGEAGATNAALFALRLLSVEDQSIATALADFAEEQGKIAEESSNELI from the coding sequence ATGAAACCAGTAATTTCCATCATCATGGGCTCAAAATCCGACTGGGCAACCATGCAAAAAACAGCAGAAGTCCTAGACCGCTTCGGTGTAGCCTACGAAAAGAAAGTTGTTTCCGCACACCGTACACCAGACCTCATGTTCAAACATGCAGAAGAAGCCCGTAGCCGTGGCATCAAGATCATCATCGCAGGTGCTGGTGGCGCAGCCCATTTGCCAGGTATGGTCGCTGCTAAAACAATCCTTCCAGTCATTGGTGTGCCAGTCAACTCTCGTGCTCTTAGTGGAGTGGATTCACTCTATTCTATCGTTCAGATGCCGGGTGGGGTGCCTGTTGCGACCATGGCTATCGGTGAAGCAGGTGCGACAAATGCGGCCCTCTTCGCTCTCCGTCTCCTCTCAGTAGAGGATCAGTCTATCGCGACAGCATTGGCAGATTTCGCAGAAGAACAAGGAAAAATCGCAGAGGAGTCGTCAAATGAGCTCATCTAA
- the purK gene encoding 5-(carboxyamino)imidazole ribonucleotide synthase, producing MSSSKTIGIIGGGQLGQMMAISAIYMGHKVIALDPAADCPASRVAEIIVAPYNDVDALRQLADRCDVLTYEFENVDADGLDVVIKDGQLPQGTDLLRISQNRIFEKDFLSNKAQVTVAPYKVVTSSLDLADIDLSKNYVLKIATGGYDGHGQNVIRSADDLEEAYALADSAACVLEEFVNFDLEISVIVSGNGKEVTFFPVQENIHRNNILSKTIVPARISESLADKAKAMAVRIAEQLNLSGTLCVEMFATADDIIVNEIAPRPHNSGHYSIEACDFSQFDTHILGVLGAPLPAIKLHAPAVMLNVLGQHVEAAEKYVTENPSTHLHMYGKIEAKHNRKMGHVTLFSDVPDSVEEFGEGIDF from the coding sequence ATGAGCTCATCTAAAACAATCGGAATTATCGGTGGCGGTCAACTGGGTCAGATGATGGCCATTTCTGCTATCTACATGGGGCACAAGGTTATCGCGCTGGATCCTGCGGCGGATTGCCCGGCCTCTCGCGTGGCGGAAATCATTGTGGCACCTTATAACGATGTGGACGCCCTCCGTCAGTTGGCAGACCGTTGCGATGTCCTCACTTACGAGTTTGAAAATGTCGACGCTGACGGTTTGGATGTCGTTATCAAGGATGGACAACTCCCTCAAGGAACAGATCTGCTCCGCATTTCGCAAAATCGTATTTTTGAAAAGGACTTTTTGTCAAACAAGGCTCAAGTCACTGTGGCACCCTACAAGGTCGTGACTTCTAGCCTAGACTTGGCAGATATCGACTTGTCGAAAAACTATGTCCTTAAGATCGCAACAGGTGGTTATGATGGACACGGGCAAAATGTCATTCGTTCAGCAGACGATTTGGAAGAAGCCTATGCATTAGCCGACTCAGCAGCTTGTGTCTTGGAAGAATTTGTCAATTTTGACCTTGAGATTTCTGTCATCGTGTCAGGAAATGGGAAGGAGGTGACGTTTTTCCCAGTTCAGGAAAATATCCACCGCAACAATATCCTGTCTAAGACCATCGTACCAGCCCGTATTTCTGAAAGTCTAGCAGACAAGGCTAAAGCTATGGCAGTGCGAATCGCAGAACAACTCAACTTGTCTGGAACTCTCTGTGTGGAAATGTTTGCGACAGCTGATGACATCATTGTCAATGAGATTGCTCCACGACCACACAACTCAGGCCACTACTCTATTGAAGCCTGTGACTTTTCACAATTTGACACGCATATATTAGGTGTTCTGGGAGCACCATTGCCAGCCATCAAACTACATGCGCCTGCCGTCATGCTTAACGTTCTCGGCCAGCATGTTGAGGCCGCTGAAAAATATGTCACAGAAAATCCAAGCACCCACCTCCACATGTATGGTAAAATAGAAGCAAAGCATAATCGTAAGATGGGACATGTGACTTTGTTTAGTGATGTACCGGATAGTGTGGAAGAGTTTGGGGAAGGGATTGATTTTTAG